The following proteins are co-located in the Seriola aureovittata isolate HTS-2021-v1 ecotype China chromosome 7, ASM2101889v1, whole genome shotgun sequence genome:
- the LOC130172605 gene encoding protein argonaute-3 isoform X1 has product MEIGTTGAVGAQSLFSMPRRPGYGTMGKPIKLLANCFQVEIPKMDVYLYEVDIKPDKCPRRVNREVVDSMVQHFKVTIFGDRRPVYDGKKSLYTANPLPVAPTGVDLDVTLPGEGGKDRPFKVSIKFVSLVSWHMLHEVLTGRSMPEPLELDKPISTNPVHAVDVVLRHLPSMKYTPVGRSFFSAPEGYDHPLGGGREVWFGFHQSVRPAMWKMMLNIDVSATAFYKAQPVIQFMCEVLDIHNIDEQPRPLTDSHRVKFTKEIKGLKVEVTHCGTMRRKYRVCNVTRRPASHQTFPLQLENGQTVERTVAQYFREKYNLQLKYPHLPCLQVGQEQKHTYLPLEVCNIVAGQRCIKKLTDNQTSTMIKATARSAPDRQEEISRLVRSANYEADPFVQEFQFKVRDEMAHVTGRVLPAPMLQYGGRVSTEHFMNRTVATPSHGVWDMRGKQFHTGVEIKMWAIACFATQRQCREEILKGFTDQLRKISKDAGMPIQGQPCFCKYAQGADSVEPMFRHLKNTYAGLQLIIVILPGKTPVYAEVKRVGDTLLGMATQCVQVKNVVKTSPQTLSNLCLKINVKLGGINNILVPHQRPSVFQQPVIFLGADVTHPPAGDGKKPSIAAVVGSMDAHPSRYCATVRVQRPRQEVIQDLASMVRELLIQFYKSTRYKPTRIIFYRDGVSEGQFRQVLYYELLAIREACISLEKEYQPGITYIVVQKRHHTRLFCADRNERVGRSGNIPAGTTVDTDITHPYEFDFYLCSHAGIQGTSRPSHYHVLWDDNCFTADEFQLLTYQLCHTYVRCTRSVSIPAPAYYAHLVAFRARYHLVDKEHDSAEGSHVSGQSNGRDPQALAKAVQIHHDTLRTMYFA; this is encoded by the exons ATGGAAATCGGAACTACAG GAGCCGTTGGGGCCCAGTCCCTATTCTCCATGCCTCGGCGGCCTGGCTATGGCACCATGGGGAAGCCCATCAAGCTGCTGGCCAACTGCTTCCAGGTGGAGATCCCCAAGATGGATGTCTACCTCTACGAGGTGGATATCAAGCCTGACAAGTGTCCACGGCGAGTCAACAG ggAGGTGGTTGACTCTATGGTGCAGCACTTCAAGGTGACAATCTTTGGGGATCGCAGGCCGGTCTACGATGGAAAGAAGAGCCTGTATACGGCCAACCCACTGCCTGTGGCACCTACTGGG GTGGACCTGGATGTCACTCTACCAGGTGAAGGAGGGAAAGATCGTCCCTTCAAGGTTTCCATCAAATTCGTGTCTCTGGTCAGCTGGCACATGCTCCACGAGGTGCTGACTGGCCGCAGCATGCCCGAGCCTCTGGAGCTGGATAAGCCCATCAGCACCAACCCTGTACACGCAGTGGATGTAGTCCTGCGACACCTGCCCTCAATGAA GTACACTCCGGTGGGTCGATCCTTCTTCTCAGCTCCAGAGGGCTATGACCATCCTCtgggaggtgggagggaggtTTGGTTTGGCTTCCATCAGTCTGTGCGGCCCGCTATGTGGAAGATGATGCTTAACATTGATG TGTCTGCCACCGCTTTCTACAAGGCCCAGCCTGTCATCCAGTTCATGTGTGAAGTGCTGGACATCCACAACATAGACGAGCAGCCTCGCCCTCTCACAGACTCACACCGGGTCAAATTCACCAAAGAAATCAAAG GTTTGAAGGTGGAGGTGACGCACTGTGGAACCATGCGGAGGAAGTACCGCGTCTGCAACGTGACCCGTCGGCCTGCCAGCCATCAAAC GTTCCCTCTACAGTTGGAAAATGGCCAGACTGTAGAGCGTACTGTAGCCCAGTACTTCAGGGAGAAGTACAACCTGCAGCTTAAGTATCCACATTTGCCCTGTCTACAGGTGGGCCAGGAGCAAAAACACACCTACCTGCCCCTGGAG GTGTGTAACATTGTAGCTGGTCAACGATGCATCAAGAAGCTGACAGATAATCAGACCTCCACTATGATCAAAGCCACAGCTCGCTCTGCGCCAGACAGGCAGGAGGAGATCAGCAGGCTG GTGCGTAGTGCCAACTACGAGGCAGACCCATTTGTGCAGGAATTCCAGTTCAAGGTGCGCGACGAGATGGCCCACGTGACGGGGCGAGTGCTACCCGCCCCCATGCTGCAGTACGGCGGCAGGGTGAGCACAGAGCACTTTATG AACCGCACTGTAGCGACGCCCAGCCACGGGGTGTGGGACATGAGAGGGAAGCAGTTCCACACCGGGGTGGAGATCAAGATGTGGGCCATTGCCTGCTTCGCCACACAGAGGCAGTGTCGGGAAGAAATCCTAAA GGGTTTCACAGACCAGCTACGTAAAATCTCTAAGGATGCTGGGATGCCCATCCAAGGCCAGCCATGTTTCTGTAAATACGCCCAGGGAGCAGACAGTGTGGAGCCCATGTTCAGACACCTGAAAAACACCTACGCCGGACTACAGCTCATCATCGTCATCCTGCCGGGAAAGACTCCTGTCTACG CGGAGGTAAAGCGTGTGGGAGACACCCTCTTGGGCATGGCCACCCAGTGTGTTCAGGTGAAGAACGTGGTGAAGACGTCACCTCAGACCCTCTCCAACCTCTGCCTCAAGATCAACGTGAAGCTGGGAGGCATCAACAACATCCTGGTGCCTCATCAGCG ACCCTCAGTGTTTCAGCAGCCAGTTATCTTCTTGGGAGCAGATGTCACACATCCACCTGCTGGAGATGGGAAGAAGCCTTCAATTGCAgca GTGGTAGGCAGTATGGACGCCCACCCCAGCAGGTACTGTGCCACTGTGCGGGTCCAGAGGCCCAGGCAGGAGGTCATCCAGGACCTGGCGTCCATGGTGCGGGAGTTGCTCATCCAGTTCTACAAGTCAACCCGCTACAAGCCCACCAGGATCATTTTCTACAGGGATGGAGTTTCGGAAGGCCAGTTCAGACAG GTGCTGTATTATGAGCTGCTGGCCATTCGTGAGGCCTGTATCAGCCTGGAGAAGGAGTACCAGCCAGGCATCACCTACATTGTTGTGCAAAAACGCCACCATACACGCCTCTTCTGTGCTGACCGCAACGAAAGA GTTGGACGTAGTGGAAACATTCCTGCTGGTACTACCGTGGATACGGACATCACACATCCCTACGAATTTGACTTTTACCTCTGCAGTCACGCTGGAATACAG GGCACCAGTCGACCCTCCCACTACCATGTACTGTGGGACGACAATTGTTTTACCGCTGATGAGTTCCAGCTGCTCACCTACCAGTTGTGCCACACATACGTGCGCTGTACCCGCTCAGTCTCCATCCCTGCGCCAGCCTACTACGCCCACCTGGTGGCTTTCCGCGCCCGCTACCATCTGGTGGACAAAGAACATGACAG CGCTGAGGGCAGCCATGTGTCTGGTCAGAGTAACGGTCGGGACCCACAGGCGCTGGCCAAAGCTGTTCAGATTCACCACGACACCCTGAGGACCATGTACTTCGCCTGA
- the LOC130172605 gene encoding protein argonaute-3 isoform X2 yields MEIGTTGAVGAQSLFSMPRRPGYGTMGKPIKLLANCFQVEIPKMDVYLYEVDIKPDKCPRRVNREVVDSMVQHFKVTIFGDRRPVYDGKKSLYTANPLPVAPTGVDLDVTLPGEGGKDRPFKVSIKFVSLVSWHMLHEVLTGRSMPEPLELDKPISTNPVHAVDVVLRHLPSMKYTPVGRSFFSAPEGYDHPLGGGREVWFGFHQSVRPAMWKMMLNIDVSATAFYKAQPVIQFMCEVLDIHNIDEQPRPLTDSHRVKFTKEIKGLKVEVTHCGTMRRKYRVCNVTRRPASHQTFPLQLENGQTVERTVAQYFREKYNLQLKYPHLPCLQVGQEQKHTYLPLEVCNIVAGQRCIKKLTDNQTSTMIKATARSAPDRQEEISRLVRSANYEADPFVQEFQFKVRDEMAHVTGRVLPAPMLQYGGRNRTVATPSHGVWDMRGKQFHTGVEIKMWAIACFATQRQCREEILKGFTDQLRKISKDAGMPIQGQPCFCKYAQGADSVEPMFRHLKNTYAGLQLIIVILPGKTPVYAEVKRVGDTLLGMATQCVQVKNVVKTSPQTLSNLCLKINVKLGGINNILVPHQRPSVFQQPVIFLGADVTHPPAGDGKKPSIAAVVGSMDAHPSRYCATVRVQRPRQEVIQDLASMVRELLIQFYKSTRYKPTRIIFYRDGVSEGQFRQVLYYELLAIREACISLEKEYQPGITYIVVQKRHHTRLFCADRNERVGRSGNIPAGTTVDTDITHPYEFDFYLCSHAGIQGTSRPSHYHVLWDDNCFTADEFQLLTYQLCHTYVRCTRSVSIPAPAYYAHLVAFRARYHLVDKEHDSAEGSHVSGQSNGRDPQALAKAVQIHHDTLRTMYFA; encoded by the exons ATGGAAATCGGAACTACAG GAGCCGTTGGGGCCCAGTCCCTATTCTCCATGCCTCGGCGGCCTGGCTATGGCACCATGGGGAAGCCCATCAAGCTGCTGGCCAACTGCTTCCAGGTGGAGATCCCCAAGATGGATGTCTACCTCTACGAGGTGGATATCAAGCCTGACAAGTGTCCACGGCGAGTCAACAG ggAGGTGGTTGACTCTATGGTGCAGCACTTCAAGGTGACAATCTTTGGGGATCGCAGGCCGGTCTACGATGGAAAGAAGAGCCTGTATACGGCCAACCCACTGCCTGTGGCACCTACTGGG GTGGACCTGGATGTCACTCTACCAGGTGAAGGAGGGAAAGATCGTCCCTTCAAGGTTTCCATCAAATTCGTGTCTCTGGTCAGCTGGCACATGCTCCACGAGGTGCTGACTGGCCGCAGCATGCCCGAGCCTCTGGAGCTGGATAAGCCCATCAGCACCAACCCTGTACACGCAGTGGATGTAGTCCTGCGACACCTGCCCTCAATGAA GTACACTCCGGTGGGTCGATCCTTCTTCTCAGCTCCAGAGGGCTATGACCATCCTCtgggaggtgggagggaggtTTGGTTTGGCTTCCATCAGTCTGTGCGGCCCGCTATGTGGAAGATGATGCTTAACATTGATG TGTCTGCCACCGCTTTCTACAAGGCCCAGCCTGTCATCCAGTTCATGTGTGAAGTGCTGGACATCCACAACATAGACGAGCAGCCTCGCCCTCTCACAGACTCACACCGGGTCAAATTCACCAAAGAAATCAAAG GTTTGAAGGTGGAGGTGACGCACTGTGGAACCATGCGGAGGAAGTACCGCGTCTGCAACGTGACCCGTCGGCCTGCCAGCCATCAAAC GTTCCCTCTACAGTTGGAAAATGGCCAGACTGTAGAGCGTACTGTAGCCCAGTACTTCAGGGAGAAGTACAACCTGCAGCTTAAGTATCCACATTTGCCCTGTCTACAGGTGGGCCAGGAGCAAAAACACACCTACCTGCCCCTGGAG GTGTGTAACATTGTAGCTGGTCAACGATGCATCAAGAAGCTGACAGATAATCAGACCTCCACTATGATCAAAGCCACAGCTCGCTCTGCGCCAGACAGGCAGGAGGAGATCAGCAGGCTG GTGCGTAGTGCCAACTACGAGGCAGACCCATTTGTGCAGGAATTCCAGTTCAAGGTGCGCGACGAGATGGCCCACGTGACGGGGCGAGTGCTACCCGCCCCCATGCTGCAGTACGGCGGCAGG AACCGCACTGTAGCGACGCCCAGCCACGGGGTGTGGGACATGAGAGGGAAGCAGTTCCACACCGGGGTGGAGATCAAGATGTGGGCCATTGCCTGCTTCGCCACACAGAGGCAGTGTCGGGAAGAAATCCTAAA GGGTTTCACAGACCAGCTACGTAAAATCTCTAAGGATGCTGGGATGCCCATCCAAGGCCAGCCATGTTTCTGTAAATACGCCCAGGGAGCAGACAGTGTGGAGCCCATGTTCAGACACCTGAAAAACACCTACGCCGGACTACAGCTCATCATCGTCATCCTGCCGGGAAAGACTCCTGTCTACG CGGAGGTAAAGCGTGTGGGAGACACCCTCTTGGGCATGGCCACCCAGTGTGTTCAGGTGAAGAACGTGGTGAAGACGTCACCTCAGACCCTCTCCAACCTCTGCCTCAAGATCAACGTGAAGCTGGGAGGCATCAACAACATCCTGGTGCCTCATCAGCG ACCCTCAGTGTTTCAGCAGCCAGTTATCTTCTTGGGAGCAGATGTCACACATCCACCTGCTGGAGATGGGAAGAAGCCTTCAATTGCAgca GTGGTAGGCAGTATGGACGCCCACCCCAGCAGGTACTGTGCCACTGTGCGGGTCCAGAGGCCCAGGCAGGAGGTCATCCAGGACCTGGCGTCCATGGTGCGGGAGTTGCTCATCCAGTTCTACAAGTCAACCCGCTACAAGCCCACCAGGATCATTTTCTACAGGGATGGAGTTTCGGAAGGCCAGTTCAGACAG GTGCTGTATTATGAGCTGCTGGCCATTCGTGAGGCCTGTATCAGCCTGGAGAAGGAGTACCAGCCAGGCATCACCTACATTGTTGTGCAAAAACGCCACCATACACGCCTCTTCTGTGCTGACCGCAACGAAAGA GTTGGACGTAGTGGAAACATTCCTGCTGGTACTACCGTGGATACGGACATCACACATCCCTACGAATTTGACTTTTACCTCTGCAGTCACGCTGGAATACAG GGCACCAGTCGACCCTCCCACTACCATGTACTGTGGGACGACAATTGTTTTACCGCTGATGAGTTCCAGCTGCTCACCTACCAGTTGTGCCACACATACGTGCGCTGTACCCGCTCAGTCTCCATCCCTGCGCCAGCCTACTACGCCCACCTGGTGGCTTTCCGCGCCCGCTACCATCTGGTGGACAAAGAACATGACAG CGCTGAGGGCAGCCATGTGTCTGGTCAGAGTAACGGTCGGGACCCACAGGCGCTGGCCAAAGCTGTTCAGATTCACCACGACACCCTGAGGACCATGTACTTCGCCTGA